The window GAGCCCCTCCAGGAAACGTCGGGCAACTGCCTCCCCTTCCACCCCAACCATTCGGCGATCCACACTTACCTCCCCGGTGTGGCCACGGGCAGTGACATCTGCCGGAGTGGACTGAAGGTCTTTCGATGAATGGGGCTCGCGCCATGTTCAGCAATGAACCGAAGATGTGCAGCGGTACCGTATCCCTTGTGCTGATCAAAGCCGTAGGTTGGATACTTTTGGTGGTAGGTCGCCATGATCCGATCCCGGCTCACCTTGGCGACAATGGAGGCAGCACTGATCGAAGGACACTCGAGATCCCCTCCAGGAACGGGAAAGGCGGGAACGTTCACGTGGGGGACCGCCAGACCATCCACCAGGATCCCGTGGGGTGAGACCCGAAGATCCGCAACTGCCCGTTCCATGGCGAGCAGGGTAGCCTGCAGAATATTCCGTACCTCAATGGTGACAACCTCCACGATCCCCACGCCGACCGCTAGAGCCTCTTCCGCAATCCGTTTGTACAGCAATTCGCGGCGCTTCTGACTCAGTCGCTTGGAGTCGGTCACACCAGGGATTGGCCGGCCGCCCCTGAGGATGACCGCCGCCGCGACCACCGGCCCCGCCAACGCCCCGCGCCCGGCCTCGTCTACCCCCGCCAGCCGCCGGAACCCTTTTCGGCGGATCGCCGCCTCGATTCCCTTCATCCGTTTGCTGCTCAACCGCTCTCGACCCAGACCTCGCGACACGGGCTATCGATTGATTGCCCTAACTCATCTGGTCCGCTTCTCGCGAATGCGTGCGGCCTTCCCCCGCTTCTCTCGGAGGTAGTACAGCTTGGCCCGGCGCACGCGGCCGGCCCGAAGGCGCTCGATCCGTTCGACCATGGGGGAGTGCAGCAGAAACGTGCGTTCCACCCCGACCCCGTAGCTGACCTTCCGGACGGTAAAGGTAGACCCGAGGCCCGCCGCCCGCCGCCGGAGAATCACCCCCTCGAAGGCCTGGAGCCGCTCTTTCTCCCCCTCCCGAACCTTGACATAGACCCGGACGGTGTCCCCAGGTCCGAATTCCGGAATATCGGTGCGCAAGTGTGGGGCTTCTACCGACCTCATGTGGTGATCAATGTTCATGGCCTCCCCGTATGTTGGTCCTTTCGCTCTCTCCTTCCGCCCGGATCTCGGAAAGGAGCAATTGATCCTCGGCCGTCATTGGTGCACGGTCCAAGAGGTCCGGTCGACGGAGCAGGGTCCGGCGGACCGCTTCCCTCCGTCGCCAGCGTCGGATCTGTTCGTGGTCCCCCGAGAGCAGCACCTCAGGAACCTTGAGCCCCCGATACACGGCAGGCCGCGTATACTGGGGATAATCGAGCAGGCCCGTGGCAAAGGAATCTTGGTGCGCCGAATTCTCATCCCCCAATGCCCCCGGGATCAGCCGGACCACCGCGTCGATCACCACCAGGGCCGGCAGCTCCCCGCCGCTCAACACGTAGTCGCCGATGGAGACCTCGCGGTCTGCCAACGTCCGCAGCCGCTCGTCAAAGCCCTCGTAGCGGCCGCAGAGGAAGATGAGATGTCTTTCCTCCGCC is drawn from Candidatus Methylomirabilota bacterium and contains these coding sequences:
- a CDS encoding ribonuclease HII, giving the protein MKGIEAAIRRKGFRRLAGVDEAGRGALAGPVVAAAVILRGGRPIPGVTDSKRLSQKRRELLYKRIAEEALAVGVGIVEVVTIEVRNILQATLLAMERAVADLRVSPHGILVDGLAVPHVNVPAFPVPGGDLECPSISAASIVAKVSRDRIMATYHQKYPTYGFDQHKGYGTAAHLRFIAEHGASPIHRKTFSPLRQMSLPVATPGR
- the rplS gene encoding 50S ribosomal protein L19, giving the protein MRSVEAPHLRTDIPEFGPGDTVRVYVKVREGEKERLQAFEGVILRRRAAGLGSTFTVRKVSYGVGVERTFLLHSPMVERIERLRAGRVRRAKLYYLREKRGKAARIREKRTR
- the trmD gene encoding tRNA (guanosine(37)-N1)-methyltransferase TrmD — its product is MRRYDIVTLFRGIFSGPLHESILGRVQEKGLVHIRVRDLRDWTHDRHRVVDDVPYGGGAGMVLKPEPFFEAVDALREPESQVVLLTPQGERFHHAMACRLAEERHLIFLCGRYEGFDERLRTLADREVSIGDYVLSGGELPALVVIDAVVRLIPGALGDENSAHQDSFATGLLDYPQYTRPAVYRGLKVPEVLLSGDHEQIRRWRRREAVRRTLLRRPDLLDRAPMTAEDQLLLSEIRAEGESERTNIRGGHEH